One genomic region from Amycolatopsis sp. FBCC-B4732 encodes:
- a CDS encoding Rv3235 family protein, with product MIEEHRLRTLIHCEAARRADPPPSVTPLEHRRGGTRCPAPRQLEASEVGRVLTMLLEAYDGRRPATQVRALVAPEVYAGFSGPSRTRPRHRTQTIHTCTPAPDVIEACARVEADGRSFALAARFTRTPTGWRCVRFALLKPQHPGTPLRRAA from the coding sequence ATGATCGAGGAACACCGCCTGCGAACGCTCATCCACTGCGAAGCGGCCAGGAGGGCGGACCCGCCGCCGTCGGTGACACCACTGGAACACCGCCGCGGCGGCACCCGGTGCCCGGCGCCCCGGCAGCTCGAAGCGAGCGAGGTGGGCCGCGTGCTGACCATGCTGCTGGAGGCCTACGACGGCCGCCGCCCGGCGACGCAGGTGCGCGCGCTGGTGGCGCCGGAGGTGTACGCGGGGTTCAGCGGTCCCAGTAGGACACGGCCGCGCCACCGGACGCAGACGATCCACACGTGCACCCCGGCCCCGGACGTGATCGAGGCGTGCGCCCGGGTCGAGGCGGACGGCCGGTCGTTCGCTCTGGCGGCCCGGTTCACGCGGACACCGACGGGGTGGCGGTGCGTGCGCTTCGCGTTGCTGAAGCCGCAGCACCCGGGCACGCCGCTTCGCCGGGCGGCGTGA
- a CDS encoding HAD-IA family hydrolase, whose translation MVDFAGVLTDPDAGRFYDYLAAARERGVRTALLSNAPGASAEVKNTMFDYFDALVFSGEVGVAKPDPAVYLIAADRLGLSAVRCAFVDDSATNIRGAVQAGMVGVHHRSVEETLSELNVLFPDG comes from the coding sequence TTGGTCGATTTCGCCGGAGTTCTCACCGACCCCGATGCCGGCCGGTTCTACGACTACCTGGCGGCCGCGCGCGAGCGAGGCGTCCGCACCGCGCTCCTGTCGAACGCCCCCGGGGCGTCGGCCGAGGTCAAGAACACGATGTTCGACTACTTCGACGCCCTGGTGTTTTCCGGCGAGGTCGGGGTGGCCAAGCCGGACCCGGCGGTCTACCTGATCGCGGCGGACCGCCTCGGCCTGTCCGCCGTGCGCTGCGCGTTCGTCGACGACTCCGCGACGAACATCCGCGGCGCCGTGCAGGCGGGCATGGTCGGCGTGCACCACCGGTCGGTCGAAGAGACGCTCTCCGAACTGAACGTGTTGTTCCCGGACGGCTGA
- a CDS encoding RNA methyltransferase produces the protein MGDESTISPKDRFLTVYGRKPVLEALADDGLRVDKVILADTARGPGAAEIQRAAKDAGVPVQRASAHRVKVLAGNGKQDQGVLADVVAPRMRALSAALADRRPPSRVLLLDGITTPANVGMILRTATAAGLEGVIVPRRGVAALDPLVVKASAGVAFRAPVLRCGSAREAAELLTEAGYALYALGASARTTVFDVDLPQRAAFVLGGETAGVGGEVGELVTEWVSIPMPGDVESLNVSAAAAVLSFELVRRTR, from the coding sequence GTGGGTGATGAGTCGACGATCTCGCCGAAGGACCGCTTCCTGACCGTGTACGGCCGCAAGCCGGTGCTCGAAGCGCTGGCGGACGACGGCCTGCGGGTGGACAAGGTGATCCTCGCCGACACCGCCCGCGGTCCGGGCGCGGCCGAGATCCAGCGCGCCGCGAAGGACGCCGGCGTGCCGGTGCAGCGCGCCAGCGCGCACCGGGTCAAGGTGCTCGCCGGCAACGGCAAGCAGGACCAGGGCGTGCTCGCCGACGTCGTCGCGCCGCGGATGCGTGCGCTTTCCGCGGCGCTGGCCGACCGGCGGCCGCCGTCGCGGGTGCTGCTGCTGGACGGCATCACCACCCCGGCGAACGTCGGCATGATCCTGCGGACGGCGACCGCCGCCGGGCTCGAGGGCGTGATCGTGCCGCGCCGCGGCGTCGCCGCGCTGGACCCGCTGGTGGTCAAGGCTTCGGCCGGGGTCGCGTTCCGCGCCCCGGTGCTGCGCTGCGGCTCCGCGCGCGAAGCGGCCGAGCTGCTCACCGAAGCCGGCTACGCGCTCTACGCACTCGGCGCTTCGGCGCGCACCACGGTGTTCGACGTCGACCTGCCGCAGCGCGCGGCGTTCGTCCTCGGCGGCGAGACGGCCGGTGTCGGCGGAGAAGTCGGCGAGCTCGTCACGGAATGGGTGTCGATTCCCATGCCCGGTGACGTCGAGTCGCTGAACGTCTCGGCCGCCGCGGCGGTCTTGTCATTCGAATTGGTGCGCCGCACCCGCTGA
- a CDS encoding wax ester/triacylglycerol synthase family O-acyltransferase, translating to MPDRLSALDASFLYVEDHATPMHVGGVAIFERPRSGFGYAQLLDLIGARLAYLPRYRQRVAEVPGHLARPVWVDDVDFDLNYHVRRSALPQPGSDEQLFDLVARLMSRRLAPERPLWEAYFIEGLAGDRVALVTKTHQSVVDGVGTIELGQLILDPTPAEPEPFEDIWTPRREPSRTQLVLDAVSEGVQRPGEVVENVRSAANDAFAAAGKFAETVGGVASTLRTLVRPAPTGPLNVRVSGGRVFSVVRTRLEDYRKIRAAHGGTVNDVVLAAITGALREWLLSREEPLTPHTTIRALVPLAVRDAETAEFSTPALIGNQVAAYLVDLPVGEPNPVLRLQHIGHAMAEHLDSGRSVAARGLLKVGGFAPATLHSLGARAAGSLSGRIFNVMVTNSPGPQVPMYAGEARLVEMFPVMPLMRTQALAIGVTSYHGGVYFGLNGDRKAAFDVDLLAGMIEESLEELKGAHW from the coding sequence ATGCCCGACCGCCTTTCCGCGCTGGACGCCTCGTTCCTCTACGTCGAGGACCACGCGACGCCGATGCACGTCGGCGGGGTGGCGATCTTCGAGCGGCCCCGGTCCGGGTTCGGCTACGCGCAGCTGCTCGACCTCATCGGCGCGCGGCTGGCGTACCTGCCGCGCTACCGGCAGCGCGTGGCCGAGGTGCCGGGCCACCTCGCGCGGCCGGTGTGGGTGGACGACGTCGACTTCGACCTCAACTACCACGTCCGGCGCTCGGCGCTCCCGCAGCCGGGCAGCGACGAGCAGCTGTTCGACCTGGTCGCGCGGCTGATGTCGCGGCGGCTGGCGCCGGAGCGGCCGCTCTGGGAGGCGTACTTCATCGAGGGGCTGGCCGGCGACCGCGTCGCGCTGGTGACGAAGACCCACCAGTCCGTTGTGGACGGTGTCGGCACGATCGAGCTCGGCCAGCTCATCCTCGACCCGACGCCGGCCGAGCCGGAGCCGTTCGAGGACATCTGGACGCCGCGGCGCGAGCCGAGCCGCACGCAGCTGGTGCTGGACGCGGTCAGCGAGGGCGTCCAGCGGCCGGGCGAGGTCGTCGAGAACGTCCGCTCGGCGGCGAACGACGCGTTCGCGGCGGCGGGCAAGTTCGCCGAGACGGTCGGCGGCGTGGCGTCGACGCTGCGCACGCTGGTGCGGCCGGCGCCGACCGGCCCGCTGAACGTCCGGGTGTCCGGCGGCCGCGTGTTCTCCGTGGTCCGGACGCGGCTGGAGGACTACCGCAAGATCCGCGCGGCGCACGGCGGCACGGTCAACGACGTCGTTCTCGCGGCGATCACGGGCGCGCTGCGCGAATGGCTGCTTTCGCGCGAGGAGCCGCTGACCCCGCACACGACGATCCGCGCGCTGGTGCCGCTGGCGGTCCGCGACGCGGAGACGGCCGAGTTCTCGACGCCGGCGCTGATCGGCAACCAGGTGGCCGCGTACCTGGTCGACCTGCCGGTCGGCGAGCCGAACCCGGTGCTGCGCCTGCAGCACATCGGCCACGCGATGGCCGAGCACCTGGACTCGGGCCGTTCGGTGGCGGCGCGCGGCCTGCTCAAGGTCGGCGGCTTCGCCCCGGCTACGCTCCATTCGCTCGGCGCGCGAGCGGCGGGGTCGCTGTCGGGGCGCATCTTCAACGTCATGGTGACCAATTCGCCGGGCCCGCAGGTGCCGATGTACGCGGGAGAGGCCAGACTGGTCGAGATGTTCCCGGTGATGCCGCTGATGCGCACCCAGGCGCTGGCGATCGGGGTGACGTCCTACCACGGCGGCGTCTACTTCGGACTGAACGGCGACCGCAAGGCCGCCTTCGACGTCGACCTGCTGGCCGGGATGATCGAAGAATCCTTGGAAGAGCTGAAGGGTGCGCACTGGTGA
- a CDS encoding DUF6912 family protein, giving the protein MRVYLPATIAMLRDLESSGEFRARSGTAFALTPALREAYVSGSDEELEYAALLDAARASLRLIAAEEKGEPRRVVISADVEGLTLRPDLDAPVVRIGGPIPLSAVAAIHVDAPEAAEAVSAAAAVIDAADLGDPDAEFTLGDAEDHELAWYAPQELPFLLELL; this is encoded by the coding sequence GTGAGGGTCTATCTGCCTGCGACGATCGCGATGCTCCGCGACCTCGAGTCGTCGGGCGAGTTCCGCGCCCGCAGCGGAACGGCGTTCGCGCTGACGCCGGCGTTGCGCGAGGCGTACGTGAGCGGGTCCGACGAGGAGCTGGAGTACGCGGCCCTGCTGGACGCGGCCCGCGCCTCCCTGCGCCTGATCGCGGCGGAGGAGAAGGGCGAACCCCGCCGGGTGGTGATTTCGGCGGACGTCGAGGGGCTGACGCTGCGTCCGGACCTGGACGCCCCGGTGGTCCGCATCGGCGGCCCGATCCCGCTGTCGGCGGTGGCGGCGATCCACGTGGACGCCCCGGAGGCCGCCGAAGCGGTATCGGCGGCGGCCGCGGTGATCGACGCGGCGGACCTGGGGGACCCGGACGCGGAGTTCACCTTGGGCGATGCCGAGGATCACGAGCTGGCTTGGTACGCGCCGCAGGAACTGCCGTTCTTGCTGGAGCTGCTCTGA
- a CDS encoding NAD(P)-dependent oxidoreductase has translation MRVLVIGATGVLGRPAVTRLLAGGHEVSGLASAASRVPAVSATGARPVEGDLFSADSLVAALRGHDAVVNLATRIPAKVTSKAAWALNDQVRRAGSAALAAAVRQVEEVRILVQEGISFVYADGGSALLTEEAPLRPGLVTASSVEAHSNVAALTDRTVVRLRIGTLLGPDPMTSALLAAARRGGPLIMGARTDWTTAIHPSDAAAAAVAALEAPSGVYNVGAPPLLKADLGAAMAAAAGVRRARALPKWLVSRIPLAEPMGRSQRVDSTKLVDATGWKCERPVPGPDWFTED, from the coding sequence ATGCGGGTGCTGGTGATCGGGGCGACGGGCGTGCTGGGCAGGCCGGCGGTGACGCGGCTGCTGGCCGGCGGCCATGAGGTGAGCGGTCTGGCCAGCGCGGCTTCGCGCGTGCCGGCGGTGTCGGCGACGGGTGCCCGGCCGGTGGAAGGCGACTTGTTCTCGGCCGATTCGCTGGTCGCGGCGTTGCGCGGCCACGACGCGGTCGTGAACCTGGCGACGCGGATTCCGGCGAAGGTGACGAGCAAGGCGGCGTGGGCGCTGAACGACCAGGTCCGCCGTGCGGGGAGCGCGGCTCTGGCGGCGGCGGTCCGGCAGGTCGAAGAGGTGCGGATCCTGGTCCAGGAGGGGATCTCGTTCGTGTACGCCGACGGGGGTTCGGCGCTGCTGACGGAGGAGGCTCCGCTGCGTCCGGGCCTGGTTACGGCGTCATCGGTGGAGGCGCACTCGAACGTGGCGGCGTTGACGGACCGCACGGTGGTGCGGCTGCGGATCGGCACGCTGCTGGGCCCGGACCCGATGACGTCCGCCCTGCTCGCGGCCGCCCGCCGAGGTGGGCCACTGATCATGGGCGCACGCACGGACTGGACGACGGCGATCCACCCATCGGACGCGGCCGCGGCCGCGGTGGCGGCGTTGGAGGCACCATCGGGGGTTTACAACGTGGGCGCGCCACCGTTGCTGAAGGCCGATCTGGGCGCGGCGATGGCCGCGGCGGCCGGGGTACGCCGGGCGCGGGCGTTGCCGAAGTGGCTGGTGTCGCGGATCCCGCTGGCCGAGCCGATGGGGCGCTCGCAGCGGGTGGATTCCACGAAGCTGGTGGACGCGACCGGCTGGAAGTGCGAACGGCCGGTGCCGGGCCCGGACTGGTTCACGGAGGACTGA